In a single window of the Frondihabitans peucedani genome:
- a CDS encoding carbon-nitrogen hydrolase family protein has translation MAEITMGAVAAHFGRNIERTLAKLPGMIDQARERGIDLLVLPDATVGGYLLDMVHPGPEALPPAVELDGSEVQAVADMAGDLTLCFGIAERALEGGEDVRYNSAVCVQGGRILGHHRKVHLPLGESEAYRAGSGFSSFDTPVGRLGMMIDFDKTFPESSRTLALDGAEILACLSAWPASVTDRSDRLRNDRQAHLFDLYDCARAAENQVYLVSSNQTGVLGGLRFLGQAKVVDPAGEIVAKTWAKGGLAVATADIGADVARARRTMDHLRDRVPAAYASTRPAALGD, from the coding sequence ATGGCCGAGATCACGATGGGAGCGGTCGCGGCGCACTTCGGACGCAACATCGAGCGGACCCTCGCCAAGCTGCCCGGCATGATCGACCAGGCCCGCGAGCGCGGCATCGACCTCCTCGTCCTGCCCGATGCGACCGTCGGCGGCTACCTCCTCGACATGGTGCATCCCGGTCCGGAGGCCCTGCCCCCGGCGGTCGAGCTCGACGGCTCCGAGGTGCAGGCGGTCGCCGACATGGCGGGCGATCTGACGCTGTGCTTCGGCATCGCCGAGAGGGCGCTCGAAGGCGGCGAGGACGTCCGGTACAACAGCGCCGTCTGCGTGCAGGGCGGGCGGATCCTCGGCCACCACCGGAAGGTCCACCTGCCGCTCGGCGAGTCGGAGGCGTACCGCGCAGGATCGGGCTTCTCGTCGTTCGACACCCCCGTCGGCCGCCTCGGCATGATGATCGACTTCGACAAGACGTTCCCGGAGTCGTCCCGGACGCTCGCCCTCGACGGCGCCGAGATCCTGGCCTGCCTGAGCGCCTGGCCGGCGAGCGTCACCGACCGCTCCGACCGTCTCCGCAACGACCGCCAGGCCCACCTGTTCGACCTGTACGACTGTGCCCGCGCCGCGGAGAACCAGGTCTACCTCGTGTCGTCGAATCAGACCGGCGTGCTCGGGGGCCTGCGGTTCCTCGGTCAGGCGAAGGTCGTCGATCCTGCGGGCGAGATCGTCGCGAAGACCTGGGCCAAGGGCGGTCTCGCGGTCGCCACGGCCGACATCGGCGCCGACGTCGCGAGAGCGCGCCGCACCATGGACCACCTCCGCGACCGGGTCCCCGCGGCCTACGCCTCGACCCGTCCCGCCGCGCTCGGCGACTGA
- a CDS encoding MSMEG_0569 family flavin-dependent oxidoreductase has protein sequence MTPSGVRSARRVVDGSHVEVVVVGGGQAGLSISWHLGRRGIDHVVLERDTIAHDWADRRWDEFTLVTPNWQCVLPGFPYDGDDPHGFMRRDEVLAWIRRYAASFDPPVVENVLVTRLREAPGAGFEVVTDQGTLTADQVVVATGGYHRPVLPAASRRVQRDIVQVHSADYRSAGALPQGGVLVVGSGQSGAQIAEDLFLAGREVHLALGSAPRCARFYRGRDCIAWLSDMGVYDIPVQAQVGGLTKRESTNHYMTGRDGGRDIDLRAFARDGMHLYGRLLDVDGTAAAFTPTAEASLDHADSVMESIKNDIDRYIERTGIQAPTEARYVPVWRPEAEVTSLDLADAGITSIVWSAGFRSDYSWIQVGVFDGAGHPTHHRGSSATPGLHFLGLPWLHTWGSGRFEAVARDAEHLAGAIASGRASQRRETAGVSG, from the coding sequence GTGACGCCGTCGGGCGTCCGGTCCGCGCGGCGGGTCGTCGACGGCTCGCACGTCGAGGTCGTCGTCGTCGGCGGCGGCCAGGCCGGGCTGTCGATCAGCTGGCACCTCGGTCGGCGGGGCATCGACCACGTCGTCCTGGAGCGCGACACCATCGCCCACGACTGGGCCGACCGACGCTGGGACGAGTTCACCCTCGTGACCCCGAACTGGCAGTGCGTCCTGCCCGGCTTCCCCTACGACGGCGACGATCCCCACGGATTCATGAGGCGCGACGAGGTCCTCGCCTGGATCCGGCGCTACGCCGCCTCGTTCGACCCGCCGGTCGTCGAGAACGTGCTGGTCACCCGGCTCCGCGAGGCGCCGGGCGCAGGATTCGAGGTCGTCACCGACCAGGGGACGCTGACGGCCGATCAGGTCGTCGTCGCCACCGGGGGGTACCACCGGCCGGTCCTCCCCGCGGCGTCCCGCCGCGTGCAGCGGGACATCGTGCAGGTCCACTCGGCGGACTACCGGTCGGCCGGGGCGCTGCCGCAGGGCGGCGTCCTCGTCGTCGGGTCGGGTCAGTCGGGTGCGCAGATCGCCGAGGACCTCTTCCTCGCCGGGCGGGAGGTCCATCTCGCGCTCGGGTCGGCGCCGCGCTGCGCCCGCTTCTACCGCGGCCGCGACTGCATCGCCTGGCTGAGCGACATGGGCGTCTACGACATCCCCGTGCAGGCGCAGGTGGGGGGTCTCACCAAGCGCGAGTCGACCAACCACTACATGACCGGTCGAGACGGCGGCCGGGACATCGACCTCCGTGCCTTCGCGCGCGACGGCATGCACCTCTACGGCCGCCTCCTCGACGTCGACGGGACGGCGGCCGCCTTCACGCCCACCGCCGAGGCGTCGCTCGACCACGCCGACTCGGTGATGGAGTCGATCAAGAACGACATCGACCGCTACATCGAGCGCACCGGCATCCAGGCCCCGACCGAGGCGCGCTACGTCCCGGTGTGGCGCCCCGAGGCGGAGGTCACGAGCCTCGACCTCGCCGACGCCGGGATCACGAGCATCGTGTGGTCGGCCGGGTTCCGCTCCGACTACTCGTGGATCCAGGTCGGCGTCTTCGACGGTGCCGGTCACCCGACGCACCACCGCGGATCGTCGGCGACGCCGGGACTCCACTTCCTCGGCCTGCCCTGGCTGCACACCTGGGGCTCGGGCCGGTTCGAGGCGGTGGCCCGCGACGCCGAGCACCTCGCCGGCGCGATCGCTTCGGGCCGGGCCTCGCAGCGGAGAGAGACGGCCGGTGTCTCCGGATAG
- a CDS encoding TetR/AcrR family transcriptional regulator — MSPRSTGARGPYAKTAERRAAIIAAAREVFASHGYRSGSVQEVADRCGVSQSAVLHHFPAKEDLLLAVLADRDERGDDVAEGLALEAGVTAQASRNTGTPGIIELYTTLCAESTSPEHPAHAYFAERFARARSSFGEQFRELREEGRLRPGVDPDLAGAGLVALWDGAQLQWLMDPDAVNVAQALRHYLGLVLLPDRGPAGGGHDTSAGTGA; from the coding sequence ATGTCCCCCCGATCGACGGGCGCCCGCGGGCCCTATGCCAAGACCGCCGAGAGGCGCGCGGCGATCATCGCCGCCGCCCGCGAGGTCTTCGCCTCGCACGGCTACCGGTCCGGCAGCGTGCAGGAGGTCGCCGACCGCTGCGGCGTCAGCCAGTCGGCCGTGCTGCACCACTTCCCCGCCAAGGAGGACCTCCTCCTGGCGGTCCTCGCCGACCGCGACGAGCGCGGGGACGACGTCGCCGAGGGGCTTGCGCTGGAGGCGGGAGTGACCGCCCAGGCGAGCCGCAACACCGGGACCCCGGGGATCATCGAGCTCTACACGACGCTCTGCGCGGAGTCGACGTCACCCGAGCATCCTGCGCACGCGTACTTCGCCGAGCGGTTCGCGCGCGCCAGGTCGTCGTTCGGCGAGCAGTTCCGCGAGCTGCGGGAGGAGGGGCGCCTCCGGCCCGGCGTCGACCCCGATCTCGCCGGCGCCGGGCTCGTCGCCCTCTGGGACGGCGCGCAGCTCCAGTGGCTGATGGACCCGGACGCGGTCAACGTCGCCCAGGCCCTCCGCCATTACCTCGGACTGGTGCTGCTGCCCGATCGGGGGCCGGCGGGCGGCGGCCACGACACCTCGGCCGGCACGGGCGCCTGA
- a CDS encoding AMP-binding protein, which produces MGRRSISRILTGLAEQDPDRVVAVDDHRALSARELDLASNRLARAYTRLGVAHDSLVTVSLPNSVEMVVVCAAVWKCGATPQPVSTGLDATERRELEALARPALVVGSQSQDRAIPWLPAGWSPSSDLSDGLLDDFWAASWKAPTSSGSTGRPKIVMATGPATLDTAAPVASFLPLDQVQLVAGPLTHSATFTYAFRGLMTGHRLVILPRFDERLVLRAISEHGITWALLVPTMMHRILRLPVDELAAADLSSLRTVLHLGAPCPPELKRRFLDLVGPERVVEVYAGSESNGILTIRGDEWLEHPGSVGRSAGGTAVSVRSPSGDEVPTGEVGEIWLRREGRPAYRYRGGRSRRTDDGWDTLGDLGRLDGDGYLFVVDRADDVIVRGGVNVHPTEVERVLEEHPGVRSAVAFGVADDDLGQRIEAVVDTAGAAVGVTELLRWARARLDSARRPSVLHLVDEPVRNDAGKTSRRAEARRWAGGGDA; this is translated from the coding sequence ATGGGGCGGCGATCGATCTCCAGGATCCTGACCGGCCTCGCTGAGCAGGACCCCGACCGCGTCGTCGCCGTCGACGACCACCGCGCCCTCTCCGCTCGAGAGCTCGACCTCGCCTCCAATCGTCTCGCCCGCGCCTACACCCGGCTCGGCGTCGCGCACGACTCGCTGGTGACCGTCTCCCTGCCCAACAGCGTCGAGATGGTCGTCGTCTGCGCGGCCGTCTGGAAGTGCGGCGCCACGCCTCAGCCCGTCTCGACGGGCCTCGACGCGACCGAGCGCCGAGAGCTCGAGGCGCTGGCCCGGCCGGCGCTCGTCGTCGGGTCGCAGTCGCAGGATCGCGCAATCCCGTGGCTGCCCGCCGGCTGGAGCCCCTCGTCCGACCTGTCCGACGGCCTCCTCGACGACTTCTGGGCGGCGAGCTGGAAGGCGCCCACCTCCTCCGGCTCCACCGGTCGGCCGAAGATCGTGATGGCGACCGGACCGGCGACCCTCGACACGGCTGCGCCGGTGGCGTCCTTCCTGCCCCTCGATCAGGTCCAGCTCGTGGCCGGGCCGCTGACCCACTCCGCGACCTTCACCTACGCGTTCCGCGGGCTGATGACCGGGCACCGCCTCGTCATCCTGCCGCGCTTCGACGAGCGGCTCGTTCTCCGTGCGATCTCCGAGCACGGGATCACCTGGGCCCTCCTCGTGCCGACCATGATGCACCGGATCCTGCGCCTCCCCGTCGACGAGCTCGCCGCAGCCGACCTGTCGAGCCTCCGGACGGTCCTCCACCTGGGGGCTCCCTGCCCGCCGGAGCTGAAACGCCGCTTCCTCGATCTCGTGGGGCCGGAGCGGGTGGTCGAGGTCTACGCCGGGAGCGAGTCGAACGGGATCCTGACGATCCGCGGCGACGAGTGGCTCGAGCACCCCGGCAGCGTCGGACGGTCTGCCGGAGGGACGGCGGTCTCCGTGCGCTCGCCGTCGGGAGACGAGGTGCCGACGGGCGAGGTCGGCGAGATCTGGCTGCGCCGCGAGGGCCGGCCCGCCTACCGCTATCGGGGCGGTCGATCGAGGCGGACCGACGACGGCTGGGACACCCTCGGCGATCTCGGCCGGCTCGACGGCGACGGCTACCTCTTCGTCGTGGACCGCGCCGACGATGTGATCGTCCGCGGCGGCGTCAACGTCCATCCGACCGAGGTGGAGCGCGTGCTCGAAGAGCATCCGGGAGTGCGCTCCGCGGTCGCCTTCGGTGTCGCCGACGACGACCTGGGCCAGCGCATCGAGGCCGTGGTCGACACGGCGGGCGCTGCGGTGGGAGTGACCGAGCTCCTGCGCTGGGCTCGCGCGAGGCTGGACAGCGCCCGGCGGCCCTCGGTGCTCCACCTCGTCGACGAGCCGGTGCGGAACGACGCCGGGAAGACGAGCCGGAGGGCCGAGGCGCGACGGTGGGCGGGCGGGGGCGACGCCTGA
- a CDS encoding aspartate aminotransferase family protein, with translation MTTTANVTTAPAREWTPLTEAGRDHLWMHFSRMAPLQEKPMRVIDHAEGVHLFDDRGQRILDGLSGLFVVQAGHGREELAEAAAAQAKKLAYFPAWGIATQPVIELAERLAHEAPGSLNRVFFTSGGGEAVESAWKVAKQYFKLTGKPMKHKVISRTAAYHGTTQGALAITGLPLMKQAFEPLTPGGFRAANTDFYRAPEHGDDLLAFGLWAANRIEEAILQEGPDTVAAVVLEPVQNSGGCFTPPPGYFARVREICDRYDVLLVSDEVICAFGRHGTTFACEKFGYEPDIITCAKGMSSGYGPIGAMIANERVMEPFLEGKNFFPHGYTFGGHPVSAAVSLVNLDIFEREGLNQRVLDNEAAFGATLGKLLDLPIVGDVRGDGYFWGIELVKDKASKQTFDAAEREFLIKQHLPDALMDNGLYCRPDDRVNPVIQLAPPLISGQAEFDEIEQIIRHTLQDVAALL, from the coding sequence ATGACGACGACTGCGAACGTGACGACCGCGCCCGCCCGCGAGTGGACGCCCCTCACCGAGGCGGGGCGCGACCACCTCTGGATGCACTTCTCGCGGATGGCTCCCCTGCAGGAGAAGCCGATGCGCGTCATCGACCACGCGGAGGGCGTCCACCTCTTCGACGACCGCGGGCAGCGCATCCTGGACGGGCTCTCCGGGCTCTTCGTCGTGCAGGCCGGCCACGGCCGCGAGGAGCTCGCGGAGGCCGCCGCCGCGCAGGCGAAGAAGCTCGCCTACTTCCCGGCCTGGGGCATCGCCACGCAGCCGGTCATCGAGCTCGCCGAACGACTCGCGCACGAGGCTCCCGGATCGCTGAACCGCGTCTTCTTCACCTCGGGCGGCGGCGAGGCGGTCGAGAGCGCCTGGAAGGTCGCCAAGCAGTACTTCAAGCTCACCGGCAAGCCGATGAAGCACAAGGTCATCTCGCGGACCGCCGCGTACCACGGCACCACGCAGGGGGCGCTGGCGATCACGGGCCTCCCGCTGATGAAGCAGGCCTTCGAGCCGCTCACCCCCGGCGGGTTCCGGGCCGCGAACACCGACTTCTACCGCGCTCCCGAGCACGGCGACGACCTGCTGGCGTTCGGCCTGTGGGCGGCGAACCGCATCGAGGAGGCGATCCTGCAGGAGGGGCCGGACACGGTCGCGGCGGTCGTCCTCGAGCCGGTCCAGAACTCCGGCGGCTGCTTCACTCCCCCGCCCGGCTACTTCGCGCGGGTCCGCGAGATCTGCGACCGGTACGACGTCCTGCTCGTCTCGGACGAGGTCATCTGCGCTTTCGGCCGCCACGGGACGACGTTCGCCTGCGAGAAGTTCGGCTACGAGCCCGACATCATCACCTGCGCCAAGGGCATGTCGTCGGGTTACGGGCCGATCGGGGCGATGATCGCGAACGAGCGAGTGATGGAGCCGTTCCTCGAGGGCAAGAACTTCTTCCCGCACGGCTACACGTTCGGCGGCCACCCGGTGTCGGCCGCGGTGTCGCTGGTGAACCTCGACATCTTCGAGCGCGAGGGCCTCAACCAGCGCGTCCTCGACAACGAGGCCGCGTTCGGCGCGACCCTCGGCAAGCTGCTCGACCTGCCGATCGTCGGCGACGTCCGCGGCGACGGCTACTTCTGGGGCATCGAGCTCGTCAAAGACAAGGCGTCGAAGCAGACGTTCGACGCGGCCGAGCGGGAGTTCCTGATCAAGCAGCACCTGCCCGACGCCCTGATGGACAACGGCCTCTACTGCCGGCCCGACGACCGCGTGAACCCGGTCATCCAGCTGGCGCCGCCGCTGATCTCGGGGCAGGCCGAGTTCGACGAGATCGAGCAGATCATCCGGCACACGCTGCAGGACGTCGCCGCGCTGCTCTGA
- a CDS encoding PrsW family intramembrane metalloprotease encodes MTDYRFSTAPIEHPHHRHGWWWKTLLGGFALWVLTIVVTAATGNANLVPTLILLGSFLVPFCVVLFVAERVVGSVSALQVILAFFVGGIFGVLGASLLESNLKQSVGMYVAVGFIEEFVKAVVLVFVARRVVPKTPGQGALLGATVGAGFAAFESAGYAFNAAITTQGIDLISLLHTEVLRAILAPVGHVLWTAILGAVIFGAARNERLRLTGRVIVAFVGVALLHALWDSLGGITSTIALIFTGNALQQLQYGFLSPRTQAAVSSLATVLYIVGVIVTAVLGIVALLVVLRHRRGTAQPQAPVPAEVSWPPPAGPRSGSSTSPR; translated from the coding sequence ATGACCGACTACCGCTTCTCGACCGCCCCGATCGAGCACCCGCACCACCGCCACGGCTGGTGGTGGAAGACGCTCCTGGGCGGCTTCGCCCTGTGGGTGCTGACGATCGTCGTGACCGCGGCGACCGGCAATGCGAATCTGGTGCCGACGCTGATCCTGCTCGGCTCCTTCCTCGTGCCGTTCTGCGTGGTGCTGTTCGTCGCCGAGCGGGTGGTCGGCAGCGTCTCGGCGCTGCAGGTGATCCTCGCGTTCTTCGTCGGCGGCATCTTCGGCGTGCTCGGCGCCTCCCTGCTGGAGTCCAATCTGAAGCAGAGCGTCGGGATGTACGTCGCGGTCGGCTTCATCGAGGAGTTCGTGAAGGCCGTCGTGCTCGTCTTCGTCGCCCGCCGCGTCGTGCCGAAGACGCCGGGCCAGGGCGCCTTGCTCGGCGCGACCGTCGGTGCCGGGTTCGCGGCGTTCGAGTCGGCGGGCTACGCGTTCAACGCGGCCATCACCACCCAGGGCATCGATCTCATCTCGCTCCTGCACACGGAGGTGCTGCGCGCGATCCTGGCGCCGGTCGGTCACGTGCTCTGGACGGCGATCCTGGGCGCGGTGATCTTCGGCGCCGCCCGCAACGAGCGCCTCCGTCTCACCGGCCGCGTCATCGTGGCGTTCGTGGGCGTCGCCCTCCTGCACGCGCTCTGGGACTCCCTCGGCGGGATCACGTCGACCATCGCGCTGATCTTCACCGGCAACGCGCTGCAGCAGCTGCAGTACGGGTTCTTGTCACCGCGCACGCAGGCGGCCGTATCGTCGCTCGCGACCGTGCTCTACATCGTCGGCGTGATCGTGACGGCGGTGCTCGGCATCGTCGCTCTGCTCGTGGTGCTCCGGCACCGGAGGGGCACCGCTCAGCCTCAGGCGCCCGTGCCGGCCGAGGTGTCGTGGCCGCCGCCCGCCGGCCCCCGATCGGGCAGCAGCACCAGTCCGAGGTAA
- a CDS encoding MSMEG_0565 family glycosyltransferase, whose translation MRIAQVTYSTKPRGGVVHTLNLAEALARRGHDVTVWTLGRGGDDAFFRPVDPAVDVRVVPFEPRDGEEVGRRIERSIETMRGAFDGAGFDVVHAQDCISANAVGPAIRTIHHLDEFTTPQLVACHDRAIREPVARLCVSAAVAADVKAGWGIEPTVIPNGVDAGRFARAAGPDGQASRRRWTDELGEYVLALGGIEPRKGSIDLVEAFALLQSERPDVRLVFGGGETLFDYRSYRAGFDARVESLGLDPVILGVIDEDDLAPLVAAASALAFVSTKEGFGLAAMEALAAGVPVVARDLPVLREVFGGAVDYASSHTEIAAALGRALAGGGVDPAEGRSLAASHDWDDVARLHEVFYERVGREGDHGAAIDLQDPDRPR comes from the coding sequence GTGCGAATCGCTCAGGTCACCTACTCGACGAAGCCGCGCGGCGGCGTGGTCCACACCCTGAACCTCGCCGAGGCTCTCGCGCGGCGCGGCCACGACGTCACCGTCTGGACCCTCGGGCGCGGCGGCGACGACGCGTTCTTCCGCCCGGTCGACCCGGCCGTCGACGTCCGGGTCGTCCCGTTCGAGCCGCGCGACGGCGAAGAGGTCGGTCGCAGGATCGAGAGGTCGATCGAGACCATGCGGGGCGCCTTCGACGGCGCCGGCTTCGACGTCGTCCACGCCCAGGACTGCATCTCCGCCAACGCGGTGGGGCCCGCCATCCGCACGATCCACCACCTCGACGAGTTCACGACACCGCAGCTCGTCGCGTGCCACGACCGCGCGATCCGCGAGCCGGTCGCGCGGCTGTGCGTCTCGGCGGCGGTCGCGGCCGATGTGAAGGCCGGCTGGGGCATCGAGCCGACGGTGATCCCCAACGGGGTCGACGCCGGCCGGTTCGCCCGCGCCGCCGGCCCGGACGGTCAGGCCTCGCGAAGGCGGTGGACCGACGAGCTGGGCGAGTACGTCCTCGCCCTCGGCGGCATCGAGCCCCGCAAGGGCAGCATCGACCTCGTGGAGGCCTTCGCCCTTCTGCAGAGCGAGCGGCCCGACGTCCGGCTGGTGTTCGGCGGCGGCGAGACGCTCTTCGACTACCGGTCGTACCGGGCCGGGTTCGACGCCCGGGTCGAGTCGCTCGGTCTCGATCCCGTCATCCTCGGTGTGATCGACGAGGACGACCTCGCGCCGCTCGTCGCCGCGGCGTCCGCTCTCGCGTTCGTCTCCACGAAGGAGGGGTTCGGGCTGGCTGCCATGGAGGCGCTCGCGGCGGGTGTCCCCGTCGTCGCCCGCGATCTGCCCGTCCTCCGCGAGGTGTTCGGGGGTGCCGTGGACTACGCGTCGAGCCACACCGAGATCGCCGCCGCGCTCGGCCGCGCCCTCGCGGGCGGGGGAGTCGATCCCGCCGAGGGCCGGTCGCTCGCCGCCTCCCACGACTGGGACGACGTGGCCCGCCTGCACGAGGTCTTCTACGAGCGGGTCGGGCGGGAGGGCGACCATGGGGCGGCGATCGATCTCCAGGATCCTGACCGGCCTCGCTGA
- a CDS encoding MSMEG_0570 family nitrogen starvation response protein, translating to MPEMTFLVRWPDGTEASCYSPSLVMHDYLAPGTDYPLADFVARSTAALQAAGQRVLARYGFECTSAMQQEREILDAAAAFDGGTVSVLSMEPPLPLPEAAGSRAVSS from the coding sequence ATGCCTGAGATGACCTTCCTGGTGCGCTGGCCCGACGGGACCGAGGCGTCGTGCTACTCGCCGAGCCTCGTCATGCACGACTACCTCGCCCCCGGCACCGACTACCCCCTCGCCGACTTCGTGGCGCGCTCGACGGCCGCCCTCCAGGCCGCCGGCCAGCGGGTGCTCGCCCGCTACGGGTTCGAGTGCACCTCCGCGATGCAGCAGGAGCGCGAGATCCTCGACGCAGCCGCCGCCTTCGACGGCGGGACCGTGAGCGTCCTCTCGATGGAGCCGCCGCTGCCTCTTCCGGAGGCCGCCGGCTCTCGGGCGGTCTCGTCGTGA